One genomic window of Nakamurella panacisegetis includes the following:
- a CDS encoding FUSC family protein, translating into MTVPHERLRRAQSRWHRLAWRVWPSFPTSWSDIPARVRPGAAQIGRLTAAAVIAYLVATAVSPGILDLTAPLTALLVVQASTVGTLRMGLVRVGAVLTGVLVAVGMATWFGLSWWSLAAVISASLVLAKVLRLGEQSLEAPISAMLILAVSSPEVAAEVRVVNTLIGTAVGIAFSLLLPVSIPSERASDALRVVARSQAALLEEIALTLGDGPPHPDEVRAWSDWTADIARDVNDASAAVHAVQESLRLNPRALITNQAYPGLPSALDRLDRCLAAERALVVVVGQASPMDRDGAAEPFGAELPGAFAVVFDDLANGLRAYGDLISAQYGTDKADRVEEAMSRTRSAVEETRAVLSELMTLQVDPTGRPELWMLQGSVLTAVDQLLHQLEHSTDPTG; encoded by the coding sequence ATGACCGTGCCGCACGAACGGCTCCGCCGGGCGCAGTCGCGGTGGCACCGGCTGGCCTGGCGGGTCTGGCCGTCGTTCCCGACGTCCTGGTCCGACATTCCGGCGCGGGTGCGCCCCGGGGCCGCGCAAATCGGCCGGCTCACCGCGGCGGCCGTCATCGCCTACCTGGTGGCCACCGCGGTGTCCCCCGGGATCCTCGATCTCACCGCCCCGCTCACCGCCCTGCTGGTGGTGCAGGCCTCGACGGTCGGAACGCTGCGAATGGGACTGGTCCGGGTCGGTGCCGTCCTCACCGGAGTGCTGGTGGCGGTGGGCATGGCCACCTGGTTCGGTCTGTCGTGGTGGAGTCTGGCCGCCGTGATCTCGGCCTCGCTGGTGCTGGCCAAGGTACTGCGGCTGGGGGAGCAGTCCCTGGAGGCGCCGATCAGCGCCATGCTCATCTTGGCCGTTTCCTCACCGGAGGTGGCGGCCGAGGTCAGGGTGGTCAACACCCTGATCGGTACGGCGGTCGGCATCGCCTTCAGCCTGCTGTTGCCGGTTTCGATCCCCAGCGAGCGGGCCAGCGACGCCTTGCGCGTCGTGGCCCGCTCGCAGGCCGCCCTGCTGGAGGAGATCGCCCTCACCCTGGGCGACGGCCCACCGCATCCGGACGAGGTCAGGGCGTGGTCCGACTGGACGGCGGACATTGCCCGGGACGTCAACGACGCTTCCGCTGCCGTGCACGCGGTTCAGGAGAGCCTGCGGCTCAACCCTCGGGCCCTGATCACCAACCAGGCCTACCCGGGTCTACCGTCCGCTCTGGACCGACTGGACCGCTGCCTGGCCGCGGAGCGAGCCCTGGTCGTCGTCGTCGGGCAGGCGTCGCCGATGGATCGCGACGGGGCGGCCGAGCCCTTCGGCGCCGAGCTGCCCGGGGCGTTCGCGGTCGTGTTCGACGACCTGGCCAACGGACTCCGCGCATACGGTGACCTGATCAGCGCGCAGTACGGCACCGACAAGGCGGATCGCGTCGAGGAGGCCATGTCCCGCACGCGCAGCGCGGTTGAAGAGACCCGGGCCGTGCTGTCGGAACTCATGACGCTGCAGGTCGACCCGACCGGCCGCCCCGAGTTGTGGATGCTGCAGGGTTCGGTGCTGACCGCCGTGGACCAACTGCTGCACCAGCTGGAACACAGCACCGATCCGACCGGGTGA
- a CDS encoding potassium channel family protein gives MNRLMVWERRTEWPLVVAALMFLLGYALPILDPGVPPALRSGCTVILAATWLVFVVDFLGRIWFAERRGHYLVRHLPDLLVLAVPILRPLRLLRLLVLVKVLNRQAGNALRGRVAIYVGAAAVTVIFCAALAVLDAERGRPGANIATFGDAAWWAVTTVMTVGYGDRYPVTVEGRFVAVGLMVAGIALIGVVTASFATWLIDKVRQVEAESRAATSADVNALRTEMTALREQLALRADESTGNGSTQKP, from the coding sequence ATGAATCGACTGATGGTCTGGGAGCGACGAACCGAGTGGCCGCTGGTGGTGGCCGCGTTGATGTTCCTGCTCGGCTACGCACTGCCGATCCTGGACCCCGGCGTACCGCCGGCGCTGCGGTCGGGGTGCACGGTGATTCTGGCGGCGACGTGGCTGGTGTTCGTCGTCGACTTCCTCGGCCGGATCTGGTTCGCCGAACGCCGAGGTCACTATCTCGTCCGTCATCTACCCGACCTTCTGGTGCTGGCGGTACCGATCTTGCGGCCCCTGCGCCTGTTGCGCCTCCTGGTCCTGGTGAAGGTGCTCAACCGACAGGCCGGGAACGCTCTTCGCGGGCGGGTGGCCATCTACGTCGGCGCGGCTGCCGTCACCGTCATCTTCTGCGCGGCTCTGGCCGTGCTGGACGCCGAGCGCGGTCGTCCCGGGGCCAACATCGCCACCTTCGGAGACGCGGCCTGGTGGGCGGTCACCACCGTCATGACCGTCGGCTACGGCGATCGCTATCCCGTCACGGTGGAAGGCCGATTCGTCGCCGTGGGCCTGATGGTCGCCGGCATCGCGTTGATCGGCGTGGTCACCGCATCATTCGCGACGTGGCTGATCGACAAGGTGCGTCAGGTCGAGGCCGAGTCCCGCGCCGCGACCTCCGCCGATGTCAACGCGCTGCGGACCGAGATGACAGCGCTACGCGAGCAACTCGCCCTGCGGGCCGACGAATCGACCGGCAATGGCTCGACTCAGAAGCCCTGA
- a CDS encoding HD domain-containing phosphohydrolase, translated as MKGEPRLAELIASLSLATDLGLGLPQEHVLRQTVIAMRLAEAAGLDHAAQADTFYVSLLAWVGCIADSHELSRWFGDDRQIRADSYQVDKVGLPMMRLMLTHVGADAPPLRRITTIGRFLTGGFRDAVDGFVAHCQTTGDVADRLGMNARVKVALSQAFERWDGKGVPGTAGGEQIEAVMRVVQIADDAEVFCSTGGPDAAGVMLRSRRGSEFDPALVATCLAHSERIFSGLHEVDAWSLVIEACPDLDRPVRLAELDQMLEIFADYADLKSPWYLGHSRAVSALADAAAVEMSCSAADRALVRRAGLVHRLGATGVSTSIWNKPGRLSAAEQERVRQVPYFTERILSRQPTLAGIGSIAGMAFERSDGTGYPRGLRAAAIPVPARILAAAAAYQDLAEERPTRPALPFPQRRAALLADVDAGRLDAAAARAVLAAAGHAVGRRTRLVAGLTAREAEVLELLVRGLANKQIAARLSVTPRTVATHIEHVFTKTGVSTRGAAAMFALRHGLVDAGGTSAERPM; from the coding sequence ATGAAGGGCGAGCCGCGTTTGGCCGAGTTGATCGCGTCGCTGTCTCTGGCGACTGATCTGGGTCTCGGCCTGCCGCAGGAGCATGTCCTGCGACAAACGGTGATCGCGATGCGGCTGGCCGAGGCGGCCGGGCTGGACCACGCGGCGCAGGCCGACACGTTCTACGTGTCGCTGCTGGCCTGGGTCGGCTGCATTGCCGATTCCCACGAGTTGTCGCGTTGGTTCGGGGACGACCGACAGATCCGGGCCGACAGCTATCAGGTCGACAAGGTGGGGCTGCCGATGATGCGGTTGATGCTGACTCACGTCGGTGCCGATGCACCTCCGCTGCGCCGGATCACCACGATCGGGCGCTTCCTCACCGGCGGGTTCCGGGATGCGGTCGACGGATTCGTGGCGCATTGCCAGACCACGGGCGACGTCGCCGACCGGCTCGGCATGAATGCCAGGGTGAAGGTCGCGTTGAGTCAGGCCTTCGAACGGTGGGACGGCAAGGGCGTGCCCGGAACGGCGGGCGGCGAACAGATCGAGGCGGTGATGCGGGTCGTGCAGATCGCCGACGACGCCGAGGTGTTCTGTTCCACCGGCGGACCTGATGCGGCCGGGGTGATGCTGCGCAGCCGCCGCGGCAGCGAGTTCGATCCGGCTCTGGTGGCCACGTGCCTGGCCCACTCCGAGCGGATCTTCAGCGGCCTTCACGAGGTGGACGCCTGGAGCCTGGTGATCGAGGCCTGTCCCGATCTCGACCGGCCGGTTCGGCTCGCTGAGCTCGATCAGATGCTGGAGATCTTCGCGGACTACGCCGACCTCAAATCCCCCTGGTATCTCGGGCACTCACGGGCGGTCTCTGCGCTGGCCGACGCGGCTGCAGTCGAGATGAGTTGCAGCGCAGCAGATCGGGCGCTGGTGCGGCGAGCCGGCCTGGTGCACCGGCTGGGTGCGACCGGGGTGTCGACGTCGATCTGGAACAAGCCAGGACGGCTGTCGGCGGCCGAACAGGAACGGGTGCGGCAGGTCCCGTACTTCACCGAGCGGATCCTTTCCCGCCAGCCCACGCTCGCCGGCATCGGGAGCATCGCCGGGATGGCGTTCGAGCGATCCGACGGTACCGGGTACCCGCGGGGTCTCCGGGCCGCGGCGATCCCGGTGCCGGCTCGCATCCTGGCGGCGGCGGCGGCCTATCAGGACCTCGCCGAAGAACGCCCGACCAGGCCGGCACTGCCATTTCCGCAGCGTCGGGCCGCGCTGCTCGCGGACGTCGACGCCGGCCGGTTGGATGCGGCCGCGGCACGCGCGGTGCTGGCCGCCGCCGGGCATGCGGTGGGCCGCCGGACGCGACTGGTGGCCGGCCTGACGGCTCGCGAAGCCGAGGTGCTCGAGTTGCTGGTCCGTGGATTGGCCAACAAGCAGATCGCCGCCCGGTTGTCGGTCACACCGCGGACGGTGGCGACGCACATCGAACACGTCTTCACGAAGACCGGGGTCTCGACGCGCGGCGCGGCGGCGATGTTCGCCCTCCGACACGGCCTCGTTGACGCCGGCGGAACATCGGCAGAACGACCGATGTGA
- a CDS encoding DsrE family protein, with the protein MTSRTAVSLTTGMEDPEKVTVAMLVAVGAAEAGRETVMFLTKEAVRLALAGYPVGVACDGCPPLPSLMQRYADAGGKFLVCPICFTARQLEAASVSGNAALGGTVQLWEWIGDDPVVTFSY; encoded by the coding sequence ATGACCTCGCGGACCGCGGTGAGCCTGACCACCGGCATGGAGGACCCGGAAAAGGTGACGGTGGCGATGCTGGTCGCGGTGGGCGCGGCCGAGGCGGGACGAGAGACGGTCATGTTCCTGACGAAGGAGGCCGTGCGGCTGGCCCTGGCCGGGTATCCGGTCGGTGTCGCCTGCGACGGGTGCCCACCGCTGCCGTCGCTCATGCAGAGATACGCCGACGCCGGCGGCAAGTTCCTGGTCTGCCCGATCTGTTTCACCGCCCGGCAACTGGAGGCGGCGTCCGTGAGCGGCAACGCGGCCCTGGGGGGCACGGTCCAGCTGTGGGAGTGGATCGGTGACGACCCGGTCGTCACCTTCAGCTACTGA
- a CDS encoding CGNR zinc finger domain-containing protein — MTEARMTPAVAKRFRSGRACLDFAHTAETPDWREPELVYDRPSLERWLSHILGLAAVRTEPGDVAEAHRLRAAILRLARARTSEQPFDPQDVDVLNAFAAAAPPIPRLTANGALAPLAATAVAGLSAIARDAIDLFAGPLGHRIRVCASPDCAYMFVDASRPGTRRWCSMQRCGNLAKVHTHRDNQAVKDLAR, encoded by the coding sequence ATGACGGAGGCGCGAATGACACCCGCCGTGGCCAAGCGGTTCCGGTCGGGACGGGCCTGCCTGGATTTCGCGCACACGGCCGAGACGCCGGACTGGCGGGAACCGGAGCTCGTCTACGACCGACCCAGCCTGGAACGATGGCTGAGTCACATCCTCGGTCTGGCCGCAGTGCGGACGGAGCCCGGCGACGTGGCCGAGGCCCACCGCCTGCGAGCAGCGATCCTGCGGCTGGCCCGGGCCCGCACCAGCGAACAGCCGTTCGACCCGCAGGACGTCGATGTCCTCAACGCGTTCGCCGCGGCCGCGCCGCCGATCCCCCGGCTCACCGCGAACGGTGCCCTGGCCCCGTTGGCCGCCACCGCCGTCGCCGGTCTGTCCGCGATCGCACGCGACGCCATCGATCTGTTCGCCGGCCCGCTGGGCCATCGGATCCGGGTCTGCGCCTCACCGGACTGCGCGTACATGTTCGTCGACGCATCTCGCCCGGGCACCCGGCGGTGGTGTTCCATGCAGCGCTGCGGCAACCTGGCCAAGGTGCACACCCACCGCGACAACCAGGCGGTCAAGGACCTGGCGCGGTAG
- a CDS encoding MFS transporter → MPFSTPAPAGRTADDDCRALTPGGTSLALFSLALGGAALGTAEFASMGVLPGVAASLRVPESTAGLLISAYALGVVIGAPVISVLGARMRRRSLLLVMTALVVLSNSGSALAPDFPALAATRFVAGLPHGAYLGVAALAAASLVPDERRGRAIASVFLGLTVANVAGVPLSTAIGQYWGWRATFALVAVVALASVLAVRLFVPVLPRGRNGRLTREMRALGNGQFWMAVATCVVGFGGIFAVYTYISSTLTDVSGISNGWVPAVLSLFGVGMTVGTVVGGRLADRSVLGTITAGLIAFAGLMAAFTVLVHHPVTAVVGVFLLGVLCMGAMPSMQARLLDVAPDAPTLAASIMHSATNTANAIGAWAGGLVLSVGAGYAAIGWVGAGMAVGGVALAVTSGALDRRSPAGGPLGRELNDVQV, encoded by the coding sequence ATGCCCTTCTCGACGCCCGCACCGGCCGGTCGCACCGCCGATGACGACTGCCGCGCCCTGACCCCGGGCGGCACGTCCCTCGCCCTGTTCAGCCTGGCGCTGGGCGGGGCGGCGCTCGGAACGGCCGAGTTCGCTTCGATGGGTGTGCTGCCGGGGGTGGCGGCATCCCTCCGCGTACCGGAGTCGACGGCCGGCCTGCTGATCTCGGCCTATGCGCTCGGCGTAGTGATCGGTGCCCCGGTGATCAGCGTCCTCGGAGCTCGGATGCGGCGCCGCTCGCTGCTGTTGGTGATGACCGCTCTGGTCGTCCTGTCCAACTCCGGTTCGGCCCTCGCGCCCGACTTTCCCGCCCTGGCGGCCACTCGGTTCGTCGCCGGGCTGCCGCACGGGGCATACCTGGGTGTGGCTGCTCTGGCCGCGGCGTCCCTGGTGCCGGACGAGCGGCGGGGCCGTGCGATCGCATCGGTCTTTCTCGGATTGACGGTCGCCAACGTCGCCGGGGTCCCTCTGTCCACCGCCATAGGTCAGTACTGGGGTTGGCGAGCCACCTTCGCCCTGGTCGCCGTGGTGGCCCTGGCGAGCGTCCTCGCGGTCCGCCTCTTCGTCCCTGTGCTGCCCCGGGGGCGCAACGGTCGTCTCACGCGGGAGATGCGCGCGCTCGGCAACGGGCAGTTCTGGATGGCGGTGGCCACCTGCGTCGTGGGGTTTGGCGGCATCTTCGCCGTATACACCTATATCTCGAGCACGCTCACCGACGTCTCCGGCATCTCCAACGGATGGGTGCCGGCCGTCCTGTCGCTCTTCGGGGTCGGGATGACGGTCGGGACCGTTGTCGGTGGACGGTTGGCCGATCGGTCGGTGCTCGGGACGATCACGGCCGGTCTGATCGCGTTCGCGGGGTTGATGGCGGCCTTCACGGTATTGGTCCACCATCCGGTGACCGCCGTCGTCGGGGTGTTCCTGCTCGGGGTGCTGTGCATGGGCGCGATGCCGAGCATGCAGGCCCGCCTCCTGGACGTCGCGCCCGACGCACCGACCCTGGCCGCCTCGATCATGCACTCGGCCACCAACACCGCGAACGCCATCGGCGCCTGGGCCGGCGGACTCGTGTTGTCGGTCGGCGCCGGGTATGCGGCGATTGGTTGGGTCGGCGCCGGGATGGCGGTCGGAGGCGTCGCCCTGGCTGTCACCTCCGGAGCACTCGACCGCCGGTCACCGGCCGGCGGGCCACTGGGAAGGGAGCTGAACGATGTCCAAGTCTGA
- a CDS encoding epoxide hydrolase family protein codes for MSKSEDVRPFLLEVGEAELDDLRERLRRARLPEAETVTGPDGGLDWRQGPPVDYIAELVRYWIDVYDWRRVERELNDHGQSLTEIDGLDIHFLHVRSPRPDARPLVLTHGWPSSVLEPLAVIDELANPASPTTPAFHVVAPSLPGFGFGGKPSRAGWNVDRTADAWVELMRRLGYQRFLAAGGDWGGRVTTALGHRHPDTVAAVHTHTPYVSEPTQGDGSLTEVETGWVADTRRFWRSGGGYSLVQSTRPQTIGYALLDSPVGLLAWILDKFHSWTDHDGLVEAAVSRDRMLDTVTLYWLSGTGGSSARFYWENFPPPGNDEVVEVPTAVTIFPADIEKLPRRWVEQRFCDLTYWQVAERGGHFPMFEVPSSFARELQRSLGHRPR; via the coding sequence ATGTCCAAGTCTGAAGATGTCCGTCCATTCCTGCTGGAGGTCGGTGAGGCCGAGCTGGACGACCTGCGGGAACGGCTGCGCCGAGCGCGTCTGCCGGAGGCCGAGACCGTCACCGGTCCTGATGGCGGCCTCGACTGGCGCCAGGGCCCGCCCGTGGACTACATCGCTGAGCTGGTGCGCTACTGGATCGACGTGTACGACTGGCGGCGGGTGGAACGGGAACTCAATGATCACGGCCAGTCGCTGACGGAGATCGACGGGCTGGACATCCACTTCCTGCACGTGCGCTCGCCCCGACCGGATGCCCGACCGCTGGTTCTCACCCATGGCTGGCCCAGTTCGGTGCTCGAGCCCCTGGCCGTCATCGATGAACTGGCCAACCCGGCGTCGCCGACCACCCCCGCCTTCCACGTAGTGGCCCCGTCGCTGCCCGGCTTCGGGTTCGGGGGCAAGCCGAGCCGTGCCGGATGGAATGTCGATCGGACCGCCGATGCCTGGGTGGAACTGATGCGGCGCCTGGGGTATCAACGCTTCCTGGCCGCCGGCGGCGATTGGGGTGGGCGGGTGACCACTGCTCTGGGCCATCGTCATCCAGACACCGTCGCCGCGGTCCACACCCACACCCCGTACGTGAGCGAGCCGACCCAGGGTGACGGGAGCCTCACCGAGGTCGAGACCGGCTGGGTGGCCGACACCCGCCGCTTCTGGCGCTCCGGTGGGGGCTACTCGCTGGTGCAATCGACCCGGCCGCAGACGATCGGCTACGCCCTTCTCGACTCACCGGTGGGCCTGCTGGCCTGGATTCTGGACAAGTTCCACAGCTGGACCGACCACGACGGCCTCGTGGAGGCGGCCGTGAGTCGGGACCGCATGCTGGACACGGTGACGCTCTACTGGCTCAGCGGGACCGGGGGTTCCTCCGCCCGGTTCTACTGGGAGAACTTTCCGCCCCCGGGCAACGACGAGGTGGTCGAGGTGCCGACCGCGGTGACGATCTTTCCGGCTGACATCGAGAAGCTGCCGCGCCGCTGGGTGGAGCAACGCTTCTGCGACTTGACCTACTGGCAGGTGGCCGAGCGGGGCGGGCACTTCCCGATGTTCGAAGTGCCCTCTTCCTTCGCTCGCGAACTGCAGCGCTCGCTCGGGCACCGACCCCGGTGA
- a CDS encoding GAF and ANTAR domain-containing protein — MRHQGKKSVIADFRAAPPPESPALMSALSAHPEEMAHLIAALHRRAVDVGGLLDLLSRIAREAVRLFPDVGWAGITAQFNGPPLTAAHTDSRVLIVDERQYENQDGPCLRAMRSGTAVAMTDVQLARAWPHLARVARQVGVYAVLALPLYANGRSVGAMNLYSQDPVVPMPDRDLLTVLTEYASRGLADFQNSAPSPSAEEVLRRALADEITVQRAVGVLVQLNGFDVDYAHQVLIDQAEDWGRTVIDQAAHVISDNSPSG; from the coding sequence ATGCGACACCAAGGGAAGAAGTCCGTCATCGCCGATTTCCGCGCGGCACCCCCTCCCGAATCGCCGGCGCTGATGAGCGCCCTGTCCGCTCATCCGGAGGAGATGGCGCATCTCATCGCCGCCCTTCACCGCCGGGCCGTGGACGTGGGCGGGCTGCTGGACCTGTTGAGTCGAATCGCCCGGGAGGCGGTGCGGCTGTTCCCCGACGTCGGCTGGGCCGGGATCACCGCGCAGTTCAACGGACCGCCGTTGACGGCTGCACACACCGACTCCCGGGTACTGATCGTCGATGAACGTCAGTACGAGAACCAGGACGGCCCCTGTCTACGGGCCATGCGCTCCGGGACGGCGGTCGCCATGACCGACGTCCAACTGGCTCGCGCCTGGCCGCATCTGGCCCGGGTGGCCCGCCAGGTCGGCGTGTACGCCGTGCTGGCGTTGCCGCTGTACGCCAACGGCCGGTCGGTCGGAGCGATGAACCTGTACAGCCAGGACCCGGTGGTGCCGATGCCGGATCGAGACCTGTTGACCGTGCTCACCGAATATGCCAGTCGTGGACTGGCCGACTTCCAGAACTCCGCTCCGTCGCCCTCGGCCGAGGAGGTGTTGCGTCGTGCGCTGGCCGACGAGATCACGGTGCAGCGCGCCGTCGGAGTTCTGGTGCAGCTCAACGGCTTCGACGTCGACTACGCGCATCAGGTGCTGATCGACCAGGCCGAGGACTGGGGGCGGACGGTGATCGATCAGGCGGCTCACGTCATCAGCGACAACTCGCCCTCCGGCTGA
- a CDS encoding enoyl-CoA hydratase/isomerase family protein, with product MTTDLVRYGVDGRGVATVTLDDPATRNALGDDLLDQLIGHLQSARDDEAVRVVVLAASGDRVFSSGGNLKAFADDRPVIEKYAGLDRFPRLFRLIGDLGKPTICAAGGDVLAGAFGLALACDLVIARSGVRFGCPEINVGVFPFMISALIYRSVPRAKANELMMLGDLIDADQALALHIVNAVVPAPEFAATVDAWAGRIAAKSPLLMRLGKQALAVTRDLALGEALSHLQAQLALALTTSDVGEGVAAFREKRDPEWRMR from the coding sequence GTGACAACAGATCTGGTTCGATACGGGGTCGACGGCCGCGGCGTGGCCACGGTGACCCTCGACGACCCGGCCACCCGCAACGCCCTTGGCGATGATCTGCTCGACCAGCTGATCGGTCACCTGCAGTCCGCCCGTGACGACGAGGCGGTCCGGGTCGTGGTGCTGGCCGCGTCGGGGGACCGGGTGTTCTCCAGCGGTGGGAATTTGAAGGCGTTCGCCGACGACCGTCCGGTGATCGAGAAGTACGCCGGCCTGGACCGCTTCCCGCGGCTGTTCCGGTTGATCGGAGACCTGGGGAAGCCGACGATCTGCGCCGCCGGGGGCGACGTGCTGGCCGGTGCCTTCGGACTGGCCCTGGCCTGCGACCTGGTGATCGCCCGGAGCGGCGTCCGGTTCGGGTGCCCCGAGATCAACGTCGGGGTGTTCCCGTTCATGATCTCCGCGTTGATCTACCGCAGCGTCCCACGGGCCAAGGCCAACGAACTGATGATGCTGGGCGACCTGATCGATGCCGATCAGGCCCTCGCGCTGCACATCGTCAACGCGGTGGTCCCGGCGCCGGAATTCGCGGCGACCGTCGACGCCTGGGCCGGACGGATCGCGGCCAAGTCGCCGCTGCTGATGCGTCTGGGTAAACAGGCGCTCGCCGTGACCCGCGATCTTGCGCTGGGGGAGGCCCTGTCCCACCTGCAGGCCCAACTGGCCCTGGCCCTCACCACGTCCGATGTCGGCGAGGGGGTCGCGGCGTTCCGTGAGAAGCGTGACCCCGAGTGGCGGATGCGTTAG
- a CDS encoding sensor domain-containing diguanylate cyclase has protein sequence MSDAALTGRFDAVISLLTRLAAGQLEARGTPSDLDDDIDSVIVGINMLAEELQASHEEMERRVMQRTHELQQLNRDITQLTELGNLLQACDSVQEAFDAMSTSLSALFDGLSGVIYVYRSSRNVLEPKVIWGDLVDVPPLAPKDCWALRRGQSHVVKAENPALVCQHRLERQGDSVCVPMSAHGETSGLLHLVEPARPGQSPRPQPGPLTPAKQSLAAAVSEQSALALANLELTEKLRLQALRDPLTGLLNRRFVDEWINREVARTDQTGRSFGVIMADIDHFKQINDLHGHDAGDQLLKAVAHSIRNALRPGDLPCRYGGEEFLLLLADIDADVLRDRAEQVRTRISELRVSHRGGTLPTVTLSAGIAVYPEDGRTATQVIDAADAALYAAKRNGRNQIGVAHPISDAEGTGA, from the coding sequence GTGAGTGACGCCGCGCTGACGGGCCGTTTCGATGCCGTGATCTCGCTCCTGACTCGACTCGCGGCCGGACAGCTGGAAGCACGAGGAACACCATCGGATCTGGACGACGACATCGACTCGGTGATCGTCGGTATCAACATGCTCGCGGAGGAGTTGCAGGCCAGCCACGAGGAGATGGAACGCCGCGTGATGCAACGGACCCACGAGTTGCAACAACTCAACCGCGACATCACGCAGCTCACCGAACTGGGCAATCTGCTGCAGGCATGCGACAGCGTCCAGGAGGCGTTCGACGCGATGAGCACATCGTTGTCCGCCTTGTTCGACGGCCTGTCGGGGGTCATCTACGTCTATCGATCGTCGCGAAACGTCCTGGAACCCAAGGTGATCTGGGGCGATCTGGTGGACGTCCCGCCCCTGGCCCCGAAGGACTGCTGGGCCCTTCGGCGGGGACAGTCACACGTCGTCAAGGCGGAGAACCCCGCGCTCGTGTGCCAACATCGGCTCGAACGGCAGGGTGACTCGGTCTGCGTACCGATGTCGGCCCACGGTGAGACGAGCGGTCTGCTCCACCTGGTCGAGCCGGCCCGGCCCGGCCAATCGCCCCGCCCCCAGCCGGGCCCGCTGACCCCGGCCAAACAGAGCCTGGCCGCCGCCGTCAGCGAACAGAGCGCCTTGGCCCTGGCCAATCTCGAACTCACCGAGAAGCTGCGGCTGCAGGCCCTCCGCGACCCGCTGACCGGCCTGCTGAACCGCCGTTTCGTCGACGAGTGGATCAACCGGGAGGTCGCCCGCACCGATCAGACCGGCCGATCATTCGGCGTCATCATGGCCGACATCGACCACTTCAAGCAGATCAACGACCTGCACGGCCACGATGCCGGGGATCAGTTGCTCAAAGCGGTGGCGCACAGCATCCGGAACGCATTGCGTCCGGGTGACCTGCCGTGCCGTTACGGCGGCGAGGAGTTCCTGCTGCTGCTCGCCGACATCGACGCGGATGTGCTGCGCGACCGGGCCGAACAGGTGCGGACGAGGATCTCCGAACTCCGTGTCAGCCACCGCGGCGGCACCCTGCCGACGGTCACCCTCTCGGCCGGCATCGCCGTCTATCCCGAAGACGGTCGGACTGCGACCCAGGTCATCGATGCCGCCGACGCCGCTCTGTACGCAGCGAAGCGCAATGGCCGCAACCAGATCGGGGTGGCTCACCCGATCTCGGACGCCGAAGGCACCGGCGCCTGA
- a CDS encoding DUF7793 family protein, with amino-acid sequence MDETTDSALPCRVWWDEENQVAHNDWLPGSVCDLAAARRVTAAVSAFGRGPVPVLVDMRFLAKADRAAREHFTSPEAQATAVALLVASAVSKVVANFVISVQRMPVPVRMFTDEASATTWLREQRE; translated from the coding sequence ATGGACGAGACGACGGATTCGGCACTTCCCTGCCGAGTCTGGTGGGACGAAGAGAACCAGGTGGCGCACAACGATTGGCTGCCTGGTTCGGTGTGCGACCTGGCCGCGGCGCGTCGGGTGACCGCAGCCGTCAGCGCATTCGGGCGGGGTCCGGTCCCGGTCCTGGTCGACATGAGGTTTCTGGCCAAGGCGGACCGGGCCGCCCGGGAGCACTTCACCAGCCCGGAAGCCCAGGCAACGGCCGTTGCCCTCCTGGTCGCCTCCGCGGTGAGCAAAGTGGTGGCGAACTTCGTGATCAGTGTGCAACGGATGCCGGTGCCGGTCCGCATGTTCACGGACGAAGCATCCGCCACCACCTGGCTCAGGGAGCAACGTGAGTGA